One stretch of Ipomoea triloba cultivar NCNSP0323 chromosome 8, ASM357664v1 DNA includes these proteins:
- the LOC116027219 gene encoding rop guanine nucleotide exchange factor 14 translates to MTLLRSRLACCTREREISFDFDEQKITTYDGLESCIKQSQSYDNESSTSRCDKSVTDSLFDDDSSSTSSNTAFMSSLSSQRTTTVKKDSHGPETWEFSASPQHFCVKEKAASQSFEYSDMEAMRVKFSKLLLGEDMTGGSNGLSTALALSNAISSLSASVFGELWKLEPLSEEKKRKWHQEMEWFLSPTNYMVELVPATQNGNNGSTFEIMTPKARPDIQMNLPALQKLDTMLIETLDSMVETEFWYSEVGSRAEGRSRSAGQSKRWWLPSPQVPMTGLCDAERKKLMDCGKLVNQIFKAAKAINENVLHEMPVPALIKDALPKSAKVNLGEDLYKVLSVESASFDDMIDALNLRSEHSALETINRLEAAVLVWKEKLAEQAEDNKSPIRTSWSFIKDPTFELDRIDLSLNHAEALLQKIKTRYPNLPHTFLDMMKIQYGKDIGHAVLEAYSRVLGNLAFTILTRIGEILQEDILSNPNSPAAACHLPGLRIPGSPAPGSHRVRHSLIDQMNKVDGRASFSCRTNASDLDLDSVSSMRGLITATPSRRRGWCLSREVCRSKSPENSP, encoded by the exons TTACAACTTATGATGGGCTTGAGAGCTGCATCAAGCAAAGCCAGTCCTATGACAATGAAAGCTCCACCAGCCGATGTGACAAAAGCGTTACAGACTCCTTGTTCGATGATGATTCGAGCAGCACGTCTAGCAACACTGCTTTCATGTCGTCGCTCTCGTCTCAGAGGACGACGACAGTGAAGAAGGACAGCCATGGACCTGAAACGTGGGAATTCTCCGCGAGCCCTCAACATTTCTGTGTCAAGGAGAAGGCAGCTTCACAGAGCTTCGAGTATTCAGATATGGAAGCCATGAGAGTGAAATTCTCGAAGTTGTTGCTCGGGGAGGACATGACAGGAGGCAGCAATGGGCTTTCGACTGCACTCGCATTGTCAAATGCCATATCAAGTCTTTCAG CATCTGTTTTTGGTGAGCTATGGAAATTGGAACCACTTTCAGaggagaagaagaggaaatGGCATCAAGAAATGGAGTGGTTTCTATCCCCTACAAACTATATGGTTGAGTTGGTCCCCGCTACACAGAATGGCAATAACGGCTCCACTTTTGAG ATAATGACACCAAAAGCTCGGCCCGACATTCAGATGAATCTGCCAGCTCTTCAGAAACTGGATACTATGCTTATT GAAACCCTCGATTCAATGGTTGAGACCGAGTTTTGGTACTCTGAAGTTGGAAGCCGAGCCGAAGGGAGAAGTAGGAGTGCGGGACAGAGCAAAAGATGGTGGCTGCCTTCGCCTCAGGTGCCAATGACCGGGCTGTGTGATGCTGAAAGAAAGAAACTGATGGATTGCGGTAAATTGGTGAATCAAATATTCAAAGCCGCTAAAGCTATCAATGAAAACGTCTTGCACGAAATGCCTGTTCCCGCGCTCATCAAGGACGCGCTTCCTAAG TCTGCTAAGGTGAACCTCGGGGAGGATCTGTACAAGGTTTTGAGTGTGGAATCGGCTTCGTTTGATGACATGATTGATGCTCTGAACCTGAGATCCGAGCACAGCGCCCTGGAGACCATAAACAGATTGGAAGCAGCGGTTCTCGTGtggaaagaaaaattagctGAACAAGCAGAAGACAACAAGTCTCCTATTCGAACGTCTTGGTCTTTCATTAAAGATCCAACATTTGAGCTCGATAGGATTGATCTTTCGTTGAATCATGCTGAAGCTCTTCTGCAGAAGATTAAAACCCGATACCCAAACCTCCCACACACATTCCTTGACATGATGAAGATCCAATATGGCAAG GATATCGGGCATGCAGTACTAGAAGCATACTCTCGGGTTCTTGGGAACCTGGCATTTACCATACTTACCCGAATCGGAGAAATTTTGCAAGAGGACATTTTGAGCAATCCAAATTCCCCAGCAGCAGCATGCCATCTTCCCGGGTTAAGAATCCCGGGGAGTCCTGCACCTGGTAGTCACCGTGTCAGGCACTCGCTCATTGATCAGATGAACAAAGTCGATGGGCGTGCTTCTTTCTCTTGTCGCACCAACGCTTCTGATTTGGATCTCGATTCAGTGAGTTCAATGAGAGGTTTGATCACTGCAACGCCAAGTAGAAGGCGCGGGTGGTGTCTCAGCAGAGAAGTCTGCAGAAGTAAGTCGCCTGAAAATTCACCATAG
- the LOC116027220 gene encoding uncharacterized protein LOC116027220 → MAAYVATANSSISISGIKPKPKPKPLANHSTHFFPKTPRIVLSNGFAGTGRTNYSSPSSIPSSNASTKLYRRLDSCLVVPPPRGRKPKAIIKFLGGAFIGAVPEVTYSYLLELLASEGYLIICVPYNVTFDHSQISRRVFERFHSCFASILESGLPDSGLSAAEIADLPLYSVGHSNGALLQALIGSYFSEKIPKANVIISYNNRPASEAVPYFELLGPVVGQLLPVVETSPMYSAVQTASGNAWKMLLDAAETVVPNYDPEAVVSLTKFADQLPSVFNELAQGIAEFKPTPSENLECFKESYSVPCTLLVKFDFDAIDETDRLEEILKPRVESYGGKLEKVVLSGNHITPCIQDPRWQVGNVYTPADAIAQGIKSVSLNDTRRLGRIIANWFDRLAQ, encoded by the exons ATGGCAGCGTATGTAGCGACCGCAAATTCTTCTATCAGTATCTCAGGAATcaaacccaaacccaaacccaaacccCTTGCCAATCATTCTACACATTTCTTTCCCAAGACCCCGAGAATAGTTCTCTCAAATGGCTTCGCCGGAACGGGAAGGACCAATTACAGTTCTCCcagttctattccttcttctaATGCTAGCACTAAACTATACAGGCGCCTTGATTCCTGCTTAGTAGTTCCTCCGCCACGAGGCCGGAAACCCAAAGCGATCATCAAATTTCTCGGCGGAGCTTTCATCGGAGCTGTCCCGGAAGTCACTTACAG TTATTTGCTCGAGCTGCTGGCGAGCGAAGGGTATTTGATCATTTGTGTGCCTTACAATGTGACATTCGACCACTCGCAAATTTCCAGACGGGTTTTTGAGAGGTTCCATTCTTGTTTCGCTTCAATTTTGGAGTCTGGGTTGCCGGATTCAGGACTTTCGGCTGCTGAGATTGCAGATTTGCCACTTTATTCAGTAGGACACAG CAATGGAGCTCTTCTTCAAGCCCTCATAGGAAGTTATTTCTCTGAGAAGATACCGAAg gcTAATGTAATAATATCATACAACAACAGGCCAGCATCAGAGGCAGTACCATATTTTGAGCTG TTGGGCCCTGTAGTTGGTCAGTTACTGCCGGTTGTTGAAACATCTCCGATGTATTCAGCTGTTCAGACTGCTTCAG GAAATGCATGGAAGATGCTGCTTGATGCAGCCGAAACAGTGGTACCGAACTATGATCCAGAAGCAGTTGTTTCATTGACTAAATTTGCCGATCAATTGCCTTCTGTATTTAATGAG CTTGCTCAAGGGATAGCGGAGTTCAAGCCTACACCATCTGAAAATCTCGAGTGTTTCAAAGAATCGTATAGTGTTCCGTGCACTCTACTG GTGAAGTTTGATTTTGATGCAATAGATGAGACTGATCGCCTTGAAGAGATACTGAAGCCTCGAGTCGAATCTTATGGTGGAAAACTAGAGAAAGTTGTCTTAAGTGGTAACCACATTACACCGTGCATTCAG GATCCGAGGTGGCAAGTAGGGAATGTGTACACTCCAGCAGATGCCATAGCACAAGGAATAAAGAGTGTCTCGCTTAATGACACTAGAAGACTTGGAAGAATCATTGCCAACTGGTTTGATCGTCTTGCTCAGTAA
- the LOC116027825 gene encoding beta-amylase 8, whose translation MDSQNPNPSYDRNSDPNPQPQPASRRPRGFAARIAGNAASATANKSRKEREKEKERTKFRERHRRAFTARVMTGLRQHGNFALPARSDMNDVLRALARQAGWIVEPDGTTYRPPAPSNVVAYPARVIGNPLSADPLKNCSTRASIDCQASVLRIDESLSPASFDSVVVSDTGTNADKYTSSSPMNSSGCLESDQLIQEVHTGEHGNNFLGTPYVPVYVMLSSGIINNFCQLVDPGGVKQELQLLKSLNIDGVVVNCWWGIVEGWKDQKYEWSGYRELFDIIRDMELKLLVVMAFNAYGGNDFNVDISLPQWVLKIGKDSPEIFFTDRVGRWNTECLSWGIDRERILEHRTGREVCYEFMRSFRAEFNDLFTEGLISAVEIGLGASGELKYPSFSERNGWRFPGIGEFQCYDKFLLLSLKDAAKKRGHPSWATGPDNVGGYNSRPHDTRFFCERGDYDSYYGRFFLQWYTQALIDHVDIILSAATEVFDETPLVVKIPGIHWWYKTSSHAAELTAGYYNTSNRDGYSPLFEVLKKHNATMKLVSKETQISPHDLDEAYADPNGLCWQVLNGAWDKGLAIAGHNAPRDYDRETFMRLVETSKPRNDPDRHHFTFFVLEQPWQQVQTADTISELEYFVKCMHGYA comes from the exons ATGGATTCCCAGAACCCGAACCCGAGCTATGACCGGAATTCGGACCCTAATCCCCAACCCCAACCGGCCTCCCGCCGTCCTCGTGGCTTTGCCGCCAGAATTGCCGGCAACGCTGCCTCTGCTACCGCCAACAAGAGCAGGaaggagagagagaaggagaaggagcGCACCAAGTTTCGCGAGCGCCATCGCCGGGCCTTCACTGCCCGGGTAATGACCGGCCTCCGCCAGCACGGAAATTTCGCCCTCCCGGCCCGTTCGGACATGAATGACGTCCTCCGTGCCCTCGCCCGCCAGGCCGGTTGGATCGTCGAGCCCGATGGCACCACCTATAGACCGCCAGCTCCTTCTAACGTG GTGGCTTATCCAGCGAGGGTGATTGGGAATCCACTTTCTGCTGATCCTTTGAAAAATTGCTCAACAAGAGCGTCAATAGACTGCCAGGCATCAGTTCTTAGAATTGATGAGAGCTTGTCTCCAGCTAGTTTTGATTCTGTTGTTGTATCAGATACGGGTACAAATGCTGATAAGTACACAAGTAGCAGCCCCATGAACTCATCAGGATGTTTAGAGTCTGATCAG CTTATACAAGAAGTTCATACTGGGGAGCatggaaataattttttaggaaCTCCATATGTCCCTGTCTATGTTATGCTTTCT AGTGGTATAATTAACAATTTCTGCCAATTAGTGGATCCTGGCGGTGTTAAACAGGAGTTACAACTACTGAAGTCTTTAAACATAGATGGTGTTGTTGTAAATTGTTGGTGGGGGATTGTCGAAGGATGGAAAGATCAGAAATATGAGTGGTCTGGATACAGAGAATTGTTCGATATCATCCGAGATATGGAATTGAAATTGCTG GTTGTAATGGCATTTAATGCTTATGGTGGAAATGATTTCAATGTGGATATATCTCTCCCTCAGTGGGTTTTGAAGATTGGAAAAGACAGCCCGGAAATATTCTTCACTGATCGTGTAGGAAGATGGAATACTGAATGTCTTTCTTGGGGAATAGATAGGGAGCGTATTTTAGAACATAGAACTGGTCGAGAG GTTTGTTATGAATTCATGAGAAGCTTTCGAGCTGAGTTTAATGATTTGTTCACTGAGGGTCTCATTTCTGCTGTGGAAATTGGACTTGGAGCTTCTGGGGAGTTGAAGTACCCTTCTTTTTCTGAAAGAAATGGGTGGAGATTTCCTGGTATTGGTGAGTTCCAG TGTTATGATAAGTTTCTTCTGCTAAGTCTTAAAGATGCTGCAAAGAAACGAGGGCACCCTTCCTGGGCCACGGGGCCTGATAATGTTGGTGGTTATAATTCTAGGCCACATGACACTAGATTTTTCTGTGAACGAGGTGATTATGATAGCTACTATGGACGATTCTTCCTCCAGTGGTATACCCAGGCCTTAATAGATCATGTTGATATCATTCTGTCAGCTGCAACTGAAGTATTTGATGAAACACCGTTAGTTGTGAAG ATTCCGGGAATTCATTGGTGGTATAAAACGAGCAGCCATGCAGCAGAACTCACTGCTGGATATTACAACACATCAAACCGAGATGGCTATTCTCCACTGTTTGAGGTCCTCAAAAAACACAATGCGACAATGAAGTTAGTGAGCAAGGAAACACAGATTTCACCCCACGATCTTGATGAAGCATATGCAGATCCCAATGGCTTGTGTTGGCAG GTCCTAAATGGTGCTTGGGATAAGGGACTAGCTATAGCTGGTCATAACGCCCCCCGGGATTATGATAGAGAAACATTTATGAGACTCGTGGAGACATCAAAGCCAAGAAATGATCCCGATCGACACCACTTTACATTCTTTGTACTCGAACAACCATGGCAGCAGGTTCAAACGGCAGATACCATCTCAGAATTAGAATACTTTGTTAAATGCATGCATGGCTATGCATAG
- the LOC116026857 gene encoding cell wall protein RBR3, with the protein MGSSSSKSNAAADSPSPSPPPSSIAATARSGRSRVFQSSCLRSIDSDGDGSQIPKHQSEGNCSTTPTADENETGGEKNECYENVKAEQPDENHVNSDVELDEWHQSRFYDTVSRVGNSSSSSSSRAFSSRSSNLLNRFLPRLSFTPGNISFRLSRANDLEGQGAPSASSRSFVLSNDEDDLHLQSCSSGRFVNKSERSRSCDFFPVCFGNGSPTENQDFASNNGDNSLQNQHIASDQGLVRDNNDTIVDSDINLLSPESYADGIETRLSDRRSAPRAPDERNIQFSRTLSVGRLRGRVLRRSPFPEFRPFHREMEVRRASEGSRRQDLVGGIRQAISEDNDSITPSYSGHASSGASNSVYRILHHEVSRATYTIYHELLDHRSSFSERRRRIRSQVRALRRLRSRFENFSGHTRSCILSGQHRSGNCTCRRSTQANSENHNSIRASISRNLMLAEALLAQSVVLSSQPSVSSIGSLPAPNDVVESLPVKTYNKSQNDLSEDAARCYICLVDYEDGDNLRILPCHHDFHRTCVDKWLKEIHRVCPLCRGDVCRSNLFGAGSDPLL; encoded by the exons ATGGGTTCAAGCAGCAGCAAGTCCAATGCTGCCGCCGATTCTCCGTCGCCGTCGCCTCCGCCGTCGTCAATTGCTGCGACGGCTCGATCTGGCCGAAGCAGAGTGTTCCAGTCGTCGTGTCTCCGATCTATCGACTCCGACGGTGACGGTTCTCAG ATTCCCAAACACCAATCTGAAGGAAATTGTAGCACTACACCCACCGCAGACGAAAATGAGACTGGAGGAGAAAAAAATGAATGTTATGAAAACGTTAAAGCAGAGCAGCCAGATGAAAACCATGTAAATTCTGATGTTGAGCTTGATGAGTGGCACCAATCAAGGTTTTATGATACTGTGTCCAGAGTAggtaattcttcttcttcttcttcttcaagagcTTTCTCATCCAGATCGTCAAATCTGCTGAATCGTTTCCTTCCTCGCCTGAGCTTCACTCCTGGTAATATCAGCTTCAGATTAAGCAGAGCAAATGATTTAGAAGGACAAGGAGCTCCTTCTGCTTCTTCAAGAAGTTTTGTGCTTTCAAATGATGAAGATGATCTTCATCTTCAGTCATGTTCATCAGGTAGATTTGTTAATAAAAGTGAAAGGTCAAGGAGTTGTGATTTTTTTCCTGTGTGCTTTGGTAATGGATCTCCTACAGAAAATCAAGATTTTGCCTCTAATAATGGTGATAATTCATTACAAAACCAACATATAGCTTCTGATCAAGGTTTGGTGAGAGATAATAATGATACTATAGTAGACAgtgatataaatttattatctcCTGAGAGTTATGCTGATGGAATTGAGACAAGACTTTCTGATCGAAGAAGTGCACCTCGTGCACCTGATGAAAGGAACATCCAATTCAGCAGAACCTTGAGTGTTGGTAGACTTCGTGGTAGAGTTCTTCGAAGATCACCTTTTCCTGAGTTTCGTCCTTTTCATCGGGAGATGGAAGTGAGACGTGCTAGTGAGGGTAGTCGGAGACAGGATTTGGTTGGTGGAATACGGCAGGCAATATCTGAAGATAATGACTCCATTACTCCAAGTTATTCTGGGCATGCATCTTCTGGTGCCTCAAATTCCGTATATCGAATTCTACATCATGAGGTTTCAAGAGCAACATATACCATTTATCATGAACTCCTGGATCATAGATCAAGTTTCTCTGAGCGGCGAAGAAGAATAAGATCTCAG GTACGTGCACTACGAAGGCTGAGAAGCCGTTTTGAGAACTTCTCTGGGCATACAAGATCTTGCATTTTATCTGGTCAACATAGATCGGGTAATTGCACATGTCGTAGGAGTACTCAAGCTAATTCAGAGAATCACAATAGTATTAGGGCTAGCATATCGAGAAATCTTATGTTAGCAGAAGCTTTACTTGCG CAATCTGTAGTATTATCCTCCCAGCCTTCTGTATCTTCAATTGGGTCTCTTCCGGCACCTAATGATGTGGTGGAATCCCTGCCTGTGAAAACATACAACAAATCACAAAATGATTTGAGCGAAGATGCTGCACG ATGCTACATTTGTCTCGTGGACTACGAGGATGGAGACAATTTGCGTATATTGCCTTGCCACCATGATTTTCATAGGACTTGTGTAGACAAATGGCTTAAAGAAATTCACAG GGTATGCCCACTTTGCCGAGGTGATGTCTGCAGATCTAACTTATTTGGTGCGGGGTCTGATCCTCTGTTGTAG
- the LOC116027938 gene encoding uncharacterized protein LOC116027938 isoform X2 codes for MDWVAVHKIWDKWASNHVGCSGQSLKAALLINYDPNGPSRLLSTIAEQEGIKADPMELSQLVNFVKRNKFQSETFFIGQNQYLVTSIHETWFSARCLNTSKPAGEGMMAL; via the exons ATGGACTGGGTTGCTGTGCATAAAATCTGGGATAAATGGGCTTCTAACCATGTTGGTTGTTCAG GTCAATCTTTGAAGGCTGCTTTGCTTATAAATTATGACCCAAATGGACCATCTCGTCTTCTTTCTACCAT TGCAGAACAAGAAGGGATAAAAGCAGATCCAATGGAATTGAGTCAACTTGTTAATTTTGTTAAGAGAAACAAGTTCCAGAGTGAGACCTTTTTTATCGGGcagaatcaat ATCTTGTCACATCAATTCATGAGACTTGGTTCTCTGCAAGATGCTTGAACACTTCTAAACCTGCTGGTGAAG GTATGATGGCTCTATAG
- the LOC116027938 gene encoding uncharacterized protein LOC116027938 isoform X1, protein MDWVAVHKIWDKWASNHVGCSGQSLKAALLINYDPNGPSRLLSTIAEQEGIKADPMELSQLVNFVKRNKFQSETFFIGQNQYLVTSIHETWFSARCLNTSKPAGEGVIIMQTSAFLLVGLYDGSIGPASSAMVALDQFAWQLNRRNL, encoded by the exons ATGGACTGGGTTGCTGTGCATAAAATCTGGGATAAATGGGCTTCTAACCATGTTGGTTGTTCAG GTCAATCTTTGAAGGCTGCTTTGCTTATAAATTATGACCCAAATGGACCATCTCGTCTTCTTTCTACCAT TGCAGAACAAGAAGGGATAAAAGCAGATCCAATGGAATTGAGTCAACTTGTTAATTTTGTTAAGAGAAACAAGTTCCAGAGTGAGACCTTTTTTATCGGGcagaatcaat ATCTTGTCACATCAATTCATGAGACTTGGTTCTCTGCAAGATGCTTGAACACTTCTAAACCTGCTGGTGAAGGTGTGATTATCATGCAAACATCGGCATTCCTCTTGGTTGGACT GTATGATGGCTCTATAGGCCCAGCATCTAGTGCAATGGTAGCTCTTGACCAGTTTGCATGGCAACTAAATCGAAGAAATCTTTGA
- the LOC116027937 gene encoding pectin acetylesterase 8-like isoform X3, whose translation MEGREVHQWLCGFTFLLLLLITAEGLFVNITILESAVEKGAVCLDGSPPAYHLDRGFGNGVNNWLVQIEGGGWCNSIRDCNSRKKTHLGSSKLMETPLAFSGIMSNDYSLNPYFYNWNKVKVRYCDGASFTGDVEAVDPVNNLHFRGARIFQAVMEDLLAKGMKNARNAILSGCSAGGLTSILHCDKFKAFLPYAGRVKCLSDAGFFIDVKTITGEPIIQQFYNDVVTLHGSAKNLHRTCMSKMNPGLCFFPQNTASYIQTPLFLINSAYDYWQVRVSLIPNHVDPNGEWTNCKTNLAECQPQQLNAIQGFRSELVRALNELGPSSARGYYINSCYLHCHTELQNLWHSPNSPRLFNKTIAEAAGEWFFDRSDFQKIDCPYPCNKSCFQSSS comes from the exons ATGGAAGGAAGAGAAGTGCATCAATGGCTGTGTGGTTTTACTTTTTTACTGCTGCTTCTTATCACAGCAGAAGGTCTCTTCGTTAATATTACCATTCTTGAGAGCGCTGTTGAGAAAGGGGCTg taTGCTTGGATGGAAGTCCACCGGCTTATCATCTAGACAGAGGTTTTGGCAATGGCGTCAACAATTGGTTGGTCCAAATTGag GGAGGAGGATGGTGTAATAGTATCAGGGATTGCAATAGCAGAAAGAAAACGCATTTGGGATCCTCCAAACTAATGGAAACACCTCTTGCTTTCAGTGGGATTATGAGCAATGATTATTCACTTAATCCAT ATTTCTACAATTGGAATAAGGTCAAGGTCAGATACTGTGATGGTGCATCATTCACCGGTGATGTGGAAGCTGTCGATCCT GTCAACAATCTCCACTTCAGAGGTGCAAGGATTTTCCAGGCAGTAATGGAGGATTTACTGGCAAAGGGGATGAAGAATGCTAGAAAT GCAATTTTATCTGGGTGTTCAGCTGGAGGATTAACTTCTATCCTGCATTGTGACAAGTTTAAAGCATTTCTACCGTATGCTGGCAGAGTAAAATGTTTGTCAGATGCTGGATTCTTCATAGATGT GAAGACCATTACTGGTGAACCAATCATTCAACAGTTCTACAATGATGTTGTTACCTTACAT GGCTCTGCTAAAAATCTGCATCGAACATGTATGTCAAAGATGAATCCGGGTCTATGCTTCTTCCCCCAGAACACAGCTTCATATATCCAAACACCATTGTTCCTAATCAACTCAGCCTATGACTATTGGCAG GTGAGGGTCAGCTTGATTCCTAACCATGTTGATCCCAATGGAGAGTGGACGAATTGCAAGACTAATTTAGCTGAATGCCAACCTCAACAGCTCAATGCTATACAAG GTTTTAGATCCGAGTTAGTAAGAGCACTGAACGAACTAGGACCATCTTCAGCAAGAGGATACTATATCAACTCCTGTTATTTGCACTGCCACACTGAATTGCAGAACTTGTGGCACAGCCCCAACTCTCCTAGGTTGTTCAATAAG ACAATTGCAGAAGCGGCTGGAGAATGGTTTTTTGACAGAAGTGACTTTCAGAAGATAGATTGCCCTTACCCATGTAACAAAAGTTGCTTCCAGTCCAGTTCTTGA
- the LOC116027937 gene encoding pectin acetylesterase 8-like isoform X1: protein MYGYEKCRMEGREVHQWLCGFTFLLLLLITAEGLFVNITILESAVEKGAVCLDGSPPAYHLDRGFGNGVNNWLVQIEGGGWCNSIRDCNSRKKTHLGSSKLMETPLAFSGIMSNDYSLNPYFYNWNKVKVRYCDGASFTGDVEAVDPVNNLHFRGARIFQAVMEDLLAKGMKNARNAILSGCSAGGLTSILHCDKFKAFLPYAGRVKCLSDAGFFIDVKTITGEPIIQQFYNDVVTLHGSAKNLHRTCMSKMNPGLCFFPQNTASYIQTPLFLINSAYDYWQVRVSLIPNHVDPNGEWTNCKTNLAECQPQQLNAIQGFRSELVRALNELGPSSARGYYINSCYLHCHTELQNLWHSPNSPRLFNKTIAEAAGEWFFDRSDFQKIDCPYPCNKSCFQSSS, encoded by the exons AGTGCAGAATGGAAGGAAGAGAAGTGCATCAATGGCTGTGTGGTTTTACTTTTTTACTGCTGCTTCTTATCACAGCAGAAGGTCTCTTCGTTAATATTACCATTCTTGAGAGCGCTGTTGAGAAAGGGGCTg taTGCTTGGATGGAAGTCCACCGGCTTATCATCTAGACAGAGGTTTTGGCAATGGCGTCAACAATTGGTTGGTCCAAATTGag GGAGGAGGATGGTGTAATAGTATCAGGGATTGCAATAGCAGAAAGAAAACGCATTTGGGATCCTCCAAACTAATGGAAACACCTCTTGCTTTCAGTGGGATTATGAGCAATGATTATTCACTTAATCCAT ATTTCTACAATTGGAATAAGGTCAAGGTCAGATACTGTGATGGTGCATCATTCACCGGTGATGTGGAAGCTGTCGATCCT GTCAACAATCTCCACTTCAGAGGTGCAAGGATTTTCCAGGCAGTAATGGAGGATTTACTGGCAAAGGGGATGAAGAATGCTAGAAAT GCAATTTTATCTGGGTGTTCAGCTGGAGGATTAACTTCTATCCTGCATTGTGACAAGTTTAAAGCATTTCTACCGTATGCTGGCAGAGTAAAATGTTTGTCAGATGCTGGATTCTTCATAGATGT GAAGACCATTACTGGTGAACCAATCATTCAACAGTTCTACAATGATGTTGTTACCTTACAT GGCTCTGCTAAAAATCTGCATCGAACATGTATGTCAAAGATGAATCCGGGTCTATGCTTCTTCCCCCAGAACACAGCTTCATATATCCAAACACCATTGTTCCTAATCAACTCAGCCTATGACTATTGGCAG GTGAGGGTCAGCTTGATTCCTAACCATGTTGATCCCAATGGAGAGTGGACGAATTGCAAGACTAATTTAGCTGAATGCCAACCTCAACAGCTCAATGCTATACAAG GTTTTAGATCCGAGTTAGTAAGAGCACTGAACGAACTAGGACCATCTTCAGCAAGAGGATACTATATCAACTCCTGTTATTTGCACTGCCACACTGAATTGCAGAACTTGTGGCACAGCCCCAACTCTCCTAGGTTGTTCAATAAG ACAATTGCAGAAGCGGCTGGAGAATGGTTTTTTGACAGAAGTGACTTTCAGAAGATAGATTGCCCTTACCCATGTAACAAAAGTTGCTTCCAGTCCAGTTCTTGA
- the LOC116027937 gene encoding pectin acetylesterase 8-like isoform X4: protein METPLAFSGIMSNDYSLNPYFYNWNKVKVRYCDGASFTGDVEAVDPVNNLHFRGARIFQAVMEDLLAKGMKNARNAILSGCSAGGLTSILHCDKFKAFLPYAGRVKCLSDAGFFIDVKTITGEPIIQQFYNDVVTLHGSAKNLHRTCMSKMNPGLCFFPQNTASYIQTPLFLINSAYDYWQVRVSLIPNHVDPNGEWTNCKTNLAECQPQQLNAIQGFRSELVRALNELGPSSARGYYINSCYLHCHTELQNLWHSPNSPRLFNKTIAEAAGEWFFDRSDFQKIDCPYPCNKSCFQSSS from the exons ATGGAAACACCTCTTGCTTTCAGTGGGATTATGAGCAATGATTATTCACTTAATCCAT ATTTCTACAATTGGAATAAGGTCAAGGTCAGATACTGTGATGGTGCATCATTCACCGGTGATGTGGAAGCTGTCGATCCT GTCAACAATCTCCACTTCAGAGGTGCAAGGATTTTCCAGGCAGTAATGGAGGATTTACTGGCAAAGGGGATGAAGAATGCTAGAAAT GCAATTTTATCTGGGTGTTCAGCTGGAGGATTAACTTCTATCCTGCATTGTGACAAGTTTAAAGCATTTCTACCGTATGCTGGCAGAGTAAAATGTTTGTCAGATGCTGGATTCTTCATAGATGT GAAGACCATTACTGGTGAACCAATCATTCAACAGTTCTACAATGATGTTGTTACCTTACAT GGCTCTGCTAAAAATCTGCATCGAACATGTATGTCAAAGATGAATCCGGGTCTATGCTTCTTCCCCCAGAACACAGCTTCATATATCCAAACACCATTGTTCCTAATCAACTCAGCCTATGACTATTGGCAG GTGAGGGTCAGCTTGATTCCTAACCATGTTGATCCCAATGGAGAGTGGACGAATTGCAAGACTAATTTAGCTGAATGCCAACCTCAACAGCTCAATGCTATACAAG GTTTTAGATCCGAGTTAGTAAGAGCACTGAACGAACTAGGACCATCTTCAGCAAGAGGATACTATATCAACTCCTGTTATTTGCACTGCCACACTGAATTGCAGAACTTGTGGCACAGCCCCAACTCTCCTAGGTTGTTCAATAAG ACAATTGCAGAAGCGGCTGGAGAATGGTTTTTTGACAGAAGTGACTTTCAGAAGATAGATTGCCCTTACCCATGTAACAAAAGTTGCTTCCAGTCCAGTTCTTGA